One window of Mauremys reevesii isolate NIE-2019 linkage group 4, ASM1616193v1, whole genome shotgun sequence genomic DNA carries:
- the LOC120404103 gene encoding LOW QUALITY PROTEIN: serine protease 53-like (The sequence of the model RefSeq protein was modified relative to this genomic sequence to represent the inferred CDS: substituted 1 base at 1 genomic stop codon), which yields MGIHQTEGKLLPVGDLLVEWFHSHAPGQKGIACLQQGAAAAGPVCGQQRVYSRIVGGVNALRGEWPWQASLQLRGEHMCGGTLIGDKWILSAAHCFIGKDTTKDPSAWKVVLGRLQLNGDPLQGVVRNVSQIITHEQYKDYTKGLDIALLRLAEPVSFSHDVGPICLPYPNHRFAFGSQCWATGWGRVKEDSEXEGRKVELDLLSAETCNCIHNNLRQKELSNPAGPGLICAGYQSGGQGPCQGDSGGPVACSENGTWFQAGIMSFSVGCAQPHSPILLTEVTAYTSWIQNHTGGASFAVQTVPPPFSSDHGKCRGCGKLKGHELSVTAKGPWPWYVSLQSGGQHVCGGALIAESWVLAAAHCFIGRQEPADWKVLLGEQREGAESRWQEERGLQKLILHAAYVNMTEGSDIALLMLAKPVVFGENIWAVCLPYDTHRFQLGSTCWVRGRENARAPAPQSLQGVEVDLMGPVACNCAYNQSSSAGEAVSILPDMLCAAQQEANTSCEGDDGGPLICNEKGTWFLTGLSSFGNGCGRKRQPGVYTEVRAYEKWIMDITRDGYFAKQPMPVPVVLLVETEKSQCQLVVPQEGKVPVERVKSQCQLLVVPHVGKVPVEMGKSQCQLLVPQEGKVPVERVKSQCQLLVVPQEGKCGSRVKAQSRWRGGKASANHWYHKRGRFQWRGGKASANHWWYHTWGRFRWRVGKASATRWCHRRGRFWWRVGKASATRLCQTRRSFQQKGAEVSPTWLCQTRGRFQWQGAEASATRWCQTRGRKKSEGTQRKEPCLLATDPQKRILLPPRSVCLLHPMEDCHVLIGSSVYFLCRPSC from the exons ATGGGGATCCATCAGACCGAGGGGAAGCTGCTGCCTGTAGGGGATTTGCTGGTGGAATGGTTCCACTCCCATGCTCCAGGGCAGAAAGGAATTGCCT GCCtccagcaaggagcagcagcagcag GACCAGTTTGTGGCCAGCAGAGAGTCTATAGCCGGATCGTCGGCGGGGTCAATGCCCTGAGAGGGGAGTGGCCCTGGCAGGCCAGCCTGCAGCTCCGCGGGGAGCACATGTGTGGAGGGACCCTGATCGGTGACAAATGGATTCTGTCAGCTGCTCACTGCTTCATCGG GAAAGACACGACCAAGGACCCATCCGCCTGGAAGGTGGTGCTGGGGCGTCTGCAGCTGAATGGTGACCCGTTACAGGGCGTAGTGCGGAACGTGTCCCAGATCATCACCCATGAGCAGTACAAAGACTACACCAAGGGCTTGGACATCGCCCTGCTGCGGCTGGCTGAGCCTGTCTCCTTCAGCCATGACGTAGGCCCCATCTGCCTGCCCTACCCCAACCACCGATTCGCCTTCGGGTCCCAGTGCTGGGCcaccggctggggcagggtgaaggaggacagtgagtgagaggggaga AAGGTGGAGCTGGACCTGCTCAGTGCAGAGACCTGCAACTGCATCCACAATAACCTGCGCCAGAAGGAGCTCTCCAACCCTGCCGGGCCAGGGCTGATCTGTGCCGGGTATCAGAGTGGAGGCCAGGGGCCCTGCCAG GGTGATTCCGGGGGGCCGGTGGCCTGCTCCGAGAACGGGACGTGGTTCCAGGCTGGGATCATGAGCTTCTCAGTGGGCTgcgcccagccccacagccccatcctgcTGACCGAGGTCACAGCCTACACCAGCTGGATCCAGAACCACACCGGGGGAGCCTCCTTCGCTGTCCAAACTGTGCCACCCCCCTTCAGCAGCGACCATGGAAAATGCAGAG GTTGCGGGAAGCTGAAGGGTCATGAGCTGAGTGTCACTGCCAAGGGGCCTTGGCCCTGGTACGTGAGCCTGCAATCCGGGGGGCAGCACGTCTGTGGGGGAGCACTCATCGCCGAGAGCTGGGTGCTGGCGGCCGCTCACTGCTTCATCGG GCGGCAGGAACCCGCTGACTGGAAGGTGCTCCTGGGTGAGCagcgggagggggcagagtcacgCTGGCAAGAAGAGAGAGGCCTCCAGAAGCTCATCCTCCACGCAGCCTACGTGAACATGACCGAGGGCTCTGACATCGCGCTGCTGATGCTCGCCAAGCCAGTGGTGTTTGGGGAGAACATCTGGGCTGTCTGCCTCCCCTACGACACACACCGATTCCAGCTCGGCAGCACCTGCTGGGTCAGGGGACGGGAGAATG CTCGGGCGCCCGCACCGCAGTCGCTACAGGGCGTGGAGGTGGATCTCATGGGACCTGTCGCCTGTAACTGCGCCTACAACCAGAGCAGCTCAGCTGGTGAGGCAGTGTCCATCCTCCCAGACATGCTTTGTGCTGCCCAACAGGAGGCGAACACCAGCTGTGAG GGCGATGATGGGGGGCCTCTGATTTGCAATGAGAAGGGCACCTGGTTCCTGACTGGCCTCTCCAGCTTTGGCAATGGCTGCGGGAGGAAGAGACAGCCCGGGGTGTACACAGAAGTTAGAGCATACGAGAAATGGATCATGGACATCACACGGGATGGTTACTTTGCCAAGCAGCCCATGCCAGTTCCAGTGGTC cttCTGGTGGAGACGGAGAAAAGCCAGTGCCAACTAGTGGTACCACAAGAGGGGAAG gttCCGGTGGAGAGGGTGAAAAGCCAGTGCCAACTACTGGTGGTACCACACGTGGGGAAG GTCCCGGTGGAGATGGGGAAAAGCCAGTGCCAACTACTGGTACCACAAGAGGGGAAG GTTCCGGTGGAGAGGGTGAAAAGCCAGTGCCAACTACTGGTGGTACCACAAGAGGGGAAG TGTGGCAGTAGAGTCAAGGCTCA GTCCCGGTGGAGAGGGGGAAAAGCCAGTGCCAACCACTGGTACCACAAGAGGGGAAG gttCCAGTGGAGAGGGGGGAAAGCCAGTGCCAACCACTGGTGGTACCACACGTGGGGAAG GTTCCGTTGGAGAGTGGGAAAAGCCAGTGCCACCCGGTGGTGCCACAGAAGAGGAAG GTTCTGGTGGAGAGTGGGAAAAGCCAGTGCCACCCGGTTGTGCCAAACAAGGAGAAG TTTCCAGCAGAAAGGGGCAGAAGTCAGTCCCACCTGGTTGTGCCAAACGAGGGGAAG gttCCAGTGGCAAGGGGCAGAAGCCAGTGCCACCCGGTGGTGCCAAACGAGGGGAAG GAAAAAAAGTGAAGGGACACAAAGGAAAGAACCATGTCTCTTAGCCACCGACCCACAAAAGAGAATTCTGCTCCCCCCACGCTCCGTCTGTTTGCTTCACCCAATGGAAGATTGTCACGTGCTAATCGGCAGCTCTGTCTATTTCCTGTGCCgtcccagctgctga
- the LOC120404104 gene encoding perforin-1-like, with amino-acid sequence MKFRVTHKPPLTSHFTRALRDLPEDYTHSSRLEYRQLINTYGTHYVSQLQLGGRVRDVTAVRVCEVALDGVTADEVKDCLSLETSVSIGGGKGKAEAAFSQCEEQKKKQNFKRSFHETYSERHTEVTGGNSHGDLLFSEGQDAEVFSAWMESLKASPGLVSYSLHPIHTLVRQDNPKREALRQAVSEYVTERALWRNCTHSCPPGTRRSALGSCVCPGDGSTNTMCCSREWGQGKLTVTVERASGLWGDYTSGTDAYVKVSFQDREVRTATVWNTDNPVCGPHGSGRTASSTSRSRTCNKPLRSGEGYR; translated from the exons ATGAA GTTCCGCGTTACCCACAAACCTCCGCTCACCAGCCATTTCACCCGGGCCTTGAGGGACCTCCCGGAGGATTACACCCACAGCTCACGCCTCGAGTACCGTCAGCTGATCAACACCTACGGCACCCACTACGtgtcccagctgcagctggggggccGGGTGCGGGACGTGACGGCTGTGAGGGTCTGCGAGGTGGCGCTGGACGGGGTGACGGCTGATGAGGTCAAGGACTGTCTGAGCCTGGAGACCTCCGTCAGCATCGGGGGCGGGAAGGGCAAGGCCGAGGCGGCCTTCAGCCAGTGTGAGGAGCAGAAGAAGAAGCAGAACTTCAAGCGGAGCTTCCATGAGACCTACAGCGAGCGTCACACTGAGGTGACAGGCGGCAACAGCCACGGCGACCTGCTGTTCTCTGAGGGGCAGGATGCCGAGGTTTTCTCGGCCTGGATGGAGAGCCTCAAAGCCAGCCCCGGCCTGGTGTCCTACTCGCTGCACCCCATCCACACCTTGGTGAGGCAGGACAACCCCAAGCGGGAGGCGCTGAGGCAGGCGGTGAGCGAGTATGTCACCGAGAGGGCCCTGTGGAGGAATTGCACCCACAGCTGCCCGCCGGGGACCCGGCGCAGCGCCCTTGGCTCCTGTGTCTGCCCCGGGGACGGCTCCACCAACACCATGTGCTGCTCgcgggagtggggccaggggaagcTGACGGTGACGGTGGAGCGGGCCAGCGGCCTGTGGGGCGACTACACCAGCGGCACCGACGCCTACGTCAAGGTCTCCTTCCAGGACCGGGAGGTGCGGACAGCAACCGTGTGGAACACCGACAACCCGGTCTGTGGTCCCCACGGGTCGGGGAGAACAGCCAGCTCCACCTCCAGGTCTCGGACGTGTAACAAGCCGCTGCGCTCCGGGGAGG GATACCGGTAA